One stretch of Marinobacterium iners DNA includes these proteins:
- the purU gene encoding formyltetrahydrofolate deformylase, producing the protein MERRYRLVLSCPDRVGIVAMVSNFISSHGGSIADANQHSDPVTGRFFMRVEISAATLPFTLAQLQEAFAPIAASFQMDWEINDSSRPKRVVLMASRESHCLADLLYRFHSKELFCDIPCVISNHDDLRSMVEWHGIPYHHVPVDPADKSPHFAEVNRLINDYEADVVVLARYMQILPPDLCDRYPHRIINIHHSFLPSFAGAKPYHQAHDRGVKLIGATCHYVTEDLDAGPIIDQDVTRISHRDLPEDMVRLGRDVEKTVLARGLRWHLEDRVLVHGNKTVVFS; encoded by the coding sequence ATGGAACGCCGTTACCGTTTGGTTCTTTCCTGCCCGGATCGGGTGGGTATTGTTGCGATGGTCAGTAATTTCATCTCCAGCCATGGTGGCTCCATTGCAGACGCCAACCAGCATTCCGACCCGGTGACTGGTCGCTTTTTCATGCGGGTTGAGATCAGTGCGGCCACATTGCCGTTCACGCTTGCGCAGCTGCAGGAGGCATTCGCACCGATTGCTGCTTCTTTTCAGATGGACTGGGAGATCAATGACTCTTCTCGCCCCAAGCGTGTTGTACTGATGGCCAGCCGCGAGTCTCACTGTCTGGCTGATCTGCTGTATCGCTTCCACAGCAAGGAGCTGTTCTGCGATATTCCCTGCGTGATCTCCAACCACGACGACCTGCGCAGTATGGTGGAGTGGCACGGTATTCCTTACCACCATGTACCGGTCGACCCGGCTGACAAGTCTCCGCACTTCGCCGAAGTAAACCGCTTGATCAATGACTACGAAGCCGATGTCGTGGTGCTGGCGCGCTACATGCAAATCCTGCCGCCGGACCTGTGCGACCGCTACCCACACCGTATTATCAATATCCACCACAGCTTCCTGCCTTCATTTGCCGGTGCCAAGCCCTATCATCAGGCCCATGACCGGGGGGTGAAGCTGATAGGTGCCACCTGTCATTATGTGACCGAGGATCTGGATGCGGGCCCGATCATTGATCAGGACGTGACCCGAATCAGCCATCGAGACCTGCCTGAAGATATGGTGCGGCTTGGACGTGATGTCGAAAAGACGGTGCTGGCACGGGGGCTGCGATGGCACCTGGAAGATCGGGTGCTGGTCCATGGTAACAAGACGGTTGTGTTTTCCTGA
- a CDS encoding DnaT-like ssDNA-binding domain-containing protein, whose amino-acid sequence MSDWLPEAPLLFYPSLAHRLGSDEALLLYIYTDYGRLAGMKADDGCVECILPHSRWLQLAGFWSEERLRTATESLERQGCLQANLSQGGSVRLRLLPLPQQVSEPAPEAHADSRPPSQPAVQQLPVYDAPPPRPARRETMMQRKGPAPTFGGSIGWRRHKDELQAIFEQAEERNQQLQSMFLGWEPSDMFHAMLPRHSIPAEFASGCLDEFVLYWLDKDRKESNWDQKFLAWVKREWVKKQTRDAREQRYEQERQSVVTGGSDENTRRDSREKRKRITAAIMDIKDTDW is encoded by the coding sequence ATGAGTGATTGGCTGCCGGAAGCGCCACTGCTGTTTTATCCCTCTTTGGCGCATCGCCTGGGCAGTGATGAGGCATTGCTGCTTTATATTTATACCGACTATGGTCGCCTGGCGGGCATGAAAGCGGATGATGGCTGTGTGGAGTGCATACTGCCTCACAGCCGCTGGCTGCAGCTCGCCGGTTTCTGGAGCGAAGAGCGGCTGCGCACAGCCACTGAAAGCCTGGAGCGGCAAGGATGTTTGCAGGCTAATCTTAGTCAGGGAGGCAGTGTCCGGCTGCGGTTGCTGCCGCTGCCGCAGCAGGTAAGTGAACCTGCGCCCGAGGCTCATGCAGACAGTCGCCCGCCCTCTCAGCCCGCCGTACAGCAGTTGCCGGTATATGACGCTCCGCCGCCAAGACCTGCGCGGCGCGAGACCATGATGCAGCGCAAGGGGCCTGCTCCCACCTTTGGTGGCAGCATAGGCTGGCGCCGTCACAAAGATGAGCTGCAGGCGATCTTTGAACAGGCGGAAGAACGCAACCAGCAGCTGCAGTCGATGTTTCTGGGCTGGGAGCCTTCTGACATGTTTCACGCCATGCTGCCGCGTCACTCGATTCCTGCGGAATTCGCAAGCGGTTGCCTGGACGAGTTCGTTTTGTATTGGCTCGACAAGGATCGCAAGGAAAGCAACTGGGATCAGAAGTTTCTGGCCTGGGTGAAACGCGAGTGGGTCAAGAAGCAGACGCGGGATGCACGGGAGCAGCGCTATGAACAGGAACGCCAGTCAGTCGTAACAGGGGGCAGTGATGAAAACACCCGCCGGGATTCTCGGGAAAAGCGCAAACGGATTACCGCAGCCATCATGGACATCAAGGACACCGACTGGTAG
- a CDS encoding replication protein P: protein MIFARFMAIYGHKFKSCFETEDELRIAKREWALSLRGYGESELVAAVNRCKETLAWMPTISEFLALLREISGDHGLPGMRDAYIEACMHAEHPLEHQWNHPAVYHAGRETGWFRLRSEEERQVLPAFSYQYEVMCRRVREGESLEQPVPQAIENKQANTVADFIQRFTAQHDLEPEEGATLLYYLTLPRGSKIRQRMQQQSQQKLDQRSAGITLPDEAH, encoded by the coding sequence ATGATTTTCGCCCGTTTCATGGCGATCTATGGGCACAAATTCAAAAGCTGTTTTGAAACCGAGGACGAGCTGCGTATCGCCAAGCGCGAGTGGGCACTCAGTTTGCGCGGCTATGGCGAGTCGGAGCTGGTGGCTGCCGTCAATCGCTGCAAGGAAACCCTCGCCTGGATGCCGACCATCTCGGAGTTCCTTGCCCTGTTGCGAGAGATTAGCGGTGATCATGGCCTTCCGGGCATGCGCGATGCCTATATAGAAGCCTGCATGCACGCCGAACATCCACTTGAACATCAATGGAACCACCCGGCGGTGTATCATGCCGGCCGCGAGACCGGCTGGTTCAGGCTGCGCAGCGAAGAGGAGCGGCAGGTGCTGCCGGCTTTCAGCTACCAGTACGAGGTCATGTGCCGGCGTGTGCGCGAGGGCGAATCGCTGGAGCAACCGGTACCCCAGGCGATTGAAAACAAGCAGGCCAATACCGTTGCCGACTTTATTCAGCGTTTTACGGCCCAGCATGATCTGGAGCCGGAAGAGGGCGCTACACTGCTGTATTACCTGACCCTGCCTCGCGGCAGCAAAATTCGTCAGCGGATGCAGCAACAGTCACAACAGAAACTGGACCAGCGTTCGGCCGGGATCACCTTGCCGGATGAGGCGCACTGA
- a CDS encoding cation:proton antiporter family protein: protein MIEAVWIIFAFSLGMAVKLVGLPPLIGYLAAGFAIVAAGDIAGIPVEGTDVLEHLAHLGVLLLLFTVGLKLKVRNLVRPEVIGGGVLHFVISILLFMPGIHFFMELDWYTSLMLGIALSFSSTVLAAKVLESKRELRAFHGRVAIGILIVQDLLALLVLALASGKTPSMWALVVFGIPLLRPILYKVLDVSGHDELLVLLGLLLALVIGGHGFESIGLSSELGALAFGALLANHKRAGELSQSLWSIKEVFLVGFFLQIGMGGLPDMDAIVFAVVMGVLLPLKGILFFFLLLMFKLRARSAFLSGLSLTNYSEFGLIVASIVLPQWLIPLAIAVSVSFLISAPLYRMAHPLYDRFGDWLSRFERKGFHPDEQPLSLGDARILVIGMGRTGTAAYDHLKKRNIAMVGLDSDPAKVAEHQHRGRHVVFADAEDIQLWKNLEAPKLEYVILAANDVEAKVIAARQLRQSGFEGVIVAHSMFADHADAITRAGADHTYQTMAETGVGLAEHIFSVGERKQQEVL from the coding sequence GTGATCGAAGCTGTCTGGATTATCTTTGCCTTTTCGTTGGGAATGGCGGTCAAGCTGGTGGGGTTGCCGCCGCTGATCGGTTATCTGGCGGCGGGCTTTGCCATCGTGGCCGCAGGTGATATTGCAGGTATTCCTGTTGAAGGCACCGATGTACTCGAACATCTGGCTCATCTGGGTGTTCTGCTGCTTCTGTTCACGGTGGGGTTGAAGCTCAAGGTACGCAATCTGGTGCGCCCTGAGGTGATTGGCGGAGGCGTGCTCCACTTTGTCATCTCTATCTTGCTTTTCATGCCTGGCATACATTTCTTTATGGAGCTGGACTGGTACACCTCTCTGATGCTGGGTATTGCTCTCTCCTTTTCCAGCACGGTACTGGCCGCCAAGGTGCTGGAGTCCAAGCGGGAACTGCGTGCCTTTCACGGCAGGGTCGCGATCGGAATTCTGATTGTGCAGGACCTTCTGGCACTGCTGGTGCTGGCGCTGGCCAGCGGCAAAACGCCTTCCATGTGGGCGCTGGTAGTGTTTGGCATACCGCTTCTGCGACCAATACTGTACAAGGTGCTTGATGTCAGCGGGCATGACGAACTGCTTGTGTTGCTGGGGCTGTTGCTGGCGCTGGTGATAGGTGGGCACGGCTTTGAAAGTATTGGCCTCAGCTCTGAGCTGGGTGCACTGGCGTTCGGTGCTCTACTGGCCAATCACAAGCGAGCAGGGGAGCTGTCTCAGTCGCTTTGGAGCATCAAGGAAGTATTTCTGGTGGGCTTCTTCCTGCAGATCGGTATGGGTGGTCTGCCGGATATGGATGCGATTGTGTTCGCGGTGGTAATGGGTGTGCTGCTGCCGCTGAAAGGGATTCTGTTCTTCTTCCTGCTGCTGATGTTCAAACTGCGGGCACGAAGTGCCTTCCTGTCGGGCTTGAGCCTGACCAATTACAGTGAGTTCGGCCTTATTGTGGCCAGTATTGTGCTGCCGCAGTGGCTGATCCCGCTGGCAATTGCGGTATCGGTGTCATTCCTGATATCCGCACCACTGTACCGTATGGCGCACCCCTTATACGATCGTTTCGGTGACTGGCTGTCGCGTTTCGAGCGCAAGGGCTTTCATCCAGACGAGCAGCCGCTGTCGCTGGGTGATGCGCGCATACTGGTGATTGGTATGGGGCGTACAGGCACGGCAGCCTATGATCACCTTAAAAAACGCAATATTGCCATGGTAGGCCTGGACTCAGACCCGGCCAAAGTGGCCGAGCACCAGCATAGAGGCCGTCATGTGGTGTTCGCTGATGCCGAGGATATTCAACTCTGGAAGAACCTTGAAGCGCCTAAACTGGAGTATGTGATACTGGCTGCCAATGATGTGGAAGCCAAGGTCATAGCGGCGCGTCAGTTGCGACAGTCCGGCTTCGAAGGCGTGATCGTGGCGCACAGCATGTTTGCCGACCACGCTGATGCAATCACGCGCGCAGGCGCCGACCACACCTATCAAACCATGGCTGAAACCGGTGTAGGTCTGGCCGAACATATTTTCAGTGTGGGTGAACGCAAGCAGCAGGAAGTGCTGTAA
- a CDS encoding transcriptional regulator, whose translation MKFTAVVGIVPEDMEQQCVDRARELGAGGITIIQGRGISNETRKTFFGFAYDGNQSVLLMVLERQLSLEILKAFDAILHADDACNSKGLVFSLPLEHLRGMDMAQIQKFEQHLKDSL comes from the coding sequence ATGAAATTCACAGCCGTAGTCGGTATTGTGCCTGAGGATATGGAGCAACAGTGTGTCGACAGGGCCCGAGAGTTGGGCGCCGGAGGGATTACCATTATTCAGGGACGCGGTATAAGCAACGAAACTCGAAAGACCTTTTTCGGCTTTGCCTACGATGGCAATCAGTCCGTATTGCTTATGGTGCTTGAACGTCAACTTTCCCTGGAAATACTGAAGGCGTTTGATGCCATCCTTCATGCCGATGACGCCTGCAACTCAAAGGGACTGGTATTCAGCCTCCCGCTTGAGCACTTGCGCGGAATGGATATGGCACAAATCCAGAAGTTTGAACAACATCTAAAAGATTCACTCTGA
- a CDS encoding potassium/proton antiporter: MILTLLFASAMLLISILLSPLSNRIGMPVLLLFLGVGLLAGQTQMGQNLSADVESTFFVGHLALAIILLDGGMRTRIETFRVGLRPALALATFGVVITAAVTGLAAWWILELPLLHALLIGTIISSTDAAAVFALLQNHGLRLNQRVSATLEIESGSNDPMAIFLTIILLELITRDTPPGVAEAALLLGKQLALGALGGLAGGWAMARLLPRLDLQPAFYPLLVTAAGLTVFSVVYLLDGSGFLAIYLMGILIGNRGLRKLDDILQVHDGLAWLAQLSLFLMLGLLLSPHDKLAFVPEGIALGAVLILLARPLSIALTLWPFGFRWREQLFIAWVGLRGAVPIVLALFPLMAGLDNAALFPTIAFIVVIMSLLLQGTTLARVARWLKLELPAEPEAMRRLSLEWSVEQNHRVWVFELDGEHWTPARTLQGVKLPGNIVISAVLRGRELLPWTSELKLQSGDRLAVIGNDEAEKPLARLFSSVESIPALKERTFFGAFELNANIELAALAQNFGVAVPPDQAEQQLSEYIRERLHTAPVVGDRVPLGAIELVVKAVEAGQVTRVGLKF; encoded by the coding sequence ATGATCCTCACGCTTCTGTTTGCCAGCGCGATGCTGCTGATCAGCATCCTCCTGAGTCCGCTTTCCAACCGTATCGGCATGCCGGTGCTGTTACTGTTTTTGGGTGTTGGGCTGCTGGCCGGTCAGACTCAGATGGGGCAAAACCTGTCGGCGGATGTGGAAAGCACGTTTTTTGTCGGCCACCTGGCGCTGGCGATCATTTTGCTGGATGGTGGCATGCGTACCCGTATCGAGACGTTCCGGGTCGGGCTACGGCCTGCTTTGGCGCTGGCGACCTTCGGGGTTGTTATCACGGCCGCCGTGACTGGTCTGGCAGCCTGGTGGATTCTCGAGTTGCCACTGCTGCATGCGTTGCTGATCGGCACCATCATCTCTTCAACCGATGCTGCCGCTGTATTTGCGTTGCTGCAGAATCACGGCCTGCGTCTGAACCAGCGTGTCAGTGCAACCCTTGAGATCGAGTCGGGCAGCAACGATCCGATGGCGATCTTCCTGACAATCATTCTGCTGGAACTGATTACGCGAGATACACCTCCCGGGGTGGCTGAAGCGGCGCTATTACTGGGCAAACAGCTGGCGCTGGGGGCGCTGGGTGGCCTGGCCGGCGGTTGGGCCATGGCGCGGCTGCTGCCGCGGCTGGATCTGCAGCCGGCCTTTTATCCGTTGCTGGTAACAGCCGCGGGTCTGACTGTTTTTTCCGTGGTTTACCTGCTCGATGGCAGTGGTTTTCTTGCCATTTACCTGATGGGGATTCTGATCGGCAACCGTGGGCTGCGCAAACTGGACGATATCCTGCAGGTGCATGATGGTCTGGCGTGGCTGGCCCAGCTGAGCCTGTTTTTGATGCTGGGACTGCTGTTGTCCCCTCATGACAAGCTTGCCTTTGTGCCGGAAGGCATTGCGTTGGGTGCCGTGCTGATCCTGCTGGCCAGGCCTCTATCGATCGCACTGACGCTCTGGCCGTTCGGCTTTCGCTGGCGTGAGCAGCTGTTCATCGCCTGGGTGGGTCTGCGTGGGGCCGTGCCAATTGTACTGGCGCTGTTTCCGTTAATGGCGGGTCTGGATAATGCGGCGCTGTTCCCCACCATCGCCTTTATTGTGGTGATCATGTCGCTGCTGCTGCAGGGGACAACGCTGGCACGGGTAGCACGCTGGTTGAAACTTGAACTGCCAGCCGAGCCTGAAGCGATGCGCCGCCTGAGTCTTGAGTGGTCCGTGGAACAGAATCATCGAGTTTGGGTATTTGAACTTGATGGTGAACACTGGACTCCGGCCAGAACCCTGCAAGGGGTTAAGCTGCCGGGCAATATTGTGATCAGTGCAGTGCTGCGCGGCAGGGAGCTTCTGCCCTGGACGTCTGAACTCAAACTGCAGTCTGGTGACCGGCTAGCGGTGATTGGTAATGATGAAGCGGAAAAACCACTGGCGCGTTTGTTCAGCTCTGTCGAATCAATCCCTGCGTTGAAGGAGCGCACTTTCTTCGGCGCCTTTGAGCTCAACGCCAACATCGAACTGGCGGCACTGGCACAGAACTTCGGTGTGGCTGTGCCCCCGGATCAGGCGGAGCAACAACTGTCTGAATATATTCGTGAACGCCTGCATACGGCTCCGGTAGTGGGCGACCGGGTGCCCCTGGGGGCCATTGAGCTGGTGGTCAAGGCGGTTGAGGCGGGTCAGGTTACGCGGGTGGGCCTGAAGTTCTGA
- a CDS encoding thymidine phosphorylase family protein: MMLTPERMAPLKARRLGIDTHHEPTLYLPAQSHVCRSEGFESLSRVLVTTHQNQHLIASLNIITSDLLSEEEVGFSESAWLRLRLEHNDPIWLSHPKPVQSLSYVRAKVYGHELTDLQFQSIINDIVDGRYADVHLAAFITACGDDSLNDNEITSLTQAMVKSGSTVDWKLPMVVDKHCVGGLPGNRTTPIVVSILTACGLTVPKTSSRAITSPAGTADTMETLTEVSLTLEQMRQVVGAEGGCLAWGGSMRLSPADDMLIQVERALDIDSEGQLIASVLSKKIAAGATHVLIDIPVGPTAKVRSQEAGERLAESFQAVAENLGLTLKILFTDGSQPVGRGIGPALEAHDLLAVMQNHADAPLDLRERAISVAGAMLAMVKGISVEEGVVLAEETLDNGSAWDKFRAICLAQGGLKVPPVAPYRYAMVADRAGIVDRIDNRILAKIAKLAGAPADPAAGVEICAKLGDRVACQDVLMMIHAENAGELNYAVEYLNDHLEVIELTDSSEEACA; the protein is encoded by the coding sequence ATGATGCTGACCCCTGAGCGCATGGCGCCTCTCAAGGCCCGCCGGCTCGGAATAGATACACACCACGAGCCCACCCTTTACCTGCCGGCCCAGAGTCATGTCTGCCGTTCTGAAGGGTTTGAAAGCCTGTCACGCGTGCTGGTAACGACCCATCAGAACCAGCACCTGATTGCCTCACTCAATATCATCACCAGCGATCTGCTCAGTGAAGAGGAGGTCGGCTTCTCAGAATCAGCCTGGCTGCGTCTGAGACTGGAGCATAACGATCCCATCTGGCTGTCACACCCCAAGCCGGTGCAGTCGCTATCCTATGTCCGTGCCAAAGTATATGGTCATGAGCTGACCGATCTGCAGTTCCAGAGCATTATCAATGATATTGTGGATGGCCGTTATGCCGATGTGCACCTGGCGGCCTTTATTACCGCCTGTGGTGATGACAGCCTTAATGACAACGAGATAACTTCCCTGACTCAGGCAATGGTCAAGTCAGGCAGCACTGTAGACTGGAAGCTCCCCATGGTGGTCGACAAGCATTGTGTGGGCGGTCTGCCCGGCAATCGTACCACCCCGATCGTGGTATCCATTTTGACCGCTTGCGGCCTGACAGTACCCAAAACCTCATCCCGTGCCATCACCTCTCCGGCCGGTACTGCCGACACCATGGAAACACTGACCGAAGTGAGCCTGACACTGGAGCAGATGCGTCAAGTAGTCGGGGCTGAAGGTGGCTGTCTGGCCTGGGGCGGCTCCATGCGACTGAGCCCGGCCGATGATATGCTGATCCAGGTCGAGCGAGCACTGGATATCGATAGCGAGGGGCAGCTGATTGCGTCTGTACTGTCGAAAAAGATTGCAGCTGGTGCTACTCATGTACTGATCGACATTCCGGTTGGCCCTACCGCCAAGGTGCGCAGCCAGGAAGCCGGCGAACGGCTGGCAGAAAGCTTTCAGGCCGTTGCCGAGAATCTGGGCCTGACACTCAAAATCCTCTTTACCGATGGCTCCCAACCGGTGGGCAGAGGCATTGGCCCGGCCCTTGAAGCACATGACCTGCTGGCAGTGATGCAAAATCATGCCGACGCCCCGCTGGATTTACGTGAACGAGCCATCAGCGTCGCCGGTGCCATGCTGGCAATGGTCAAGGGCATCAGCGTTGAAGAGGGCGTTGTCCTGGCCGAAGAAACCCTCGATAACGGCAGCGCATGGGACAAGTTTCGCGCCATCTGTCTCGCCCAGGGTGGACTCAAGGTGCCACCTGTGGCGCCCTACCGCTATGCAATGGTGGCTGACCGTGCCGGCATCGTGGACCGGATCGACAACCGGATTCTGGCCAAGATTGCCAAGCTCGCGGGGGCTCCGGCTGATCCGGCGGCGGGGGTTGAGATCTGTGCCAAACTCGGCGACCGGGTTGCCTGTCAGGATGTATTGATGATGATTCACGCCGAGAATGCCGGCGAACTCAACTATGCGGTAGAGTATCTGAATGATCATCTGGAGGTGATCGAACTGACCGATTCAAGCGAGGAAGCCTGCGCATGA
- a CDS encoding CBS domain-containing protein produces the protein MLRSVKAQDYMATRLISFGPETHLFDAIRAMQEYGISGAPVVDVDGCLVGMLSELDCLKAILSQTYHEEEMGSGGHVADYMTRNVDTVSHDADLTAVAHQFITHGRRRLPVVKAGKLVGQISRRDVLRAVEEFAKDG, from the coding sequence ATGCTCAGATCAGTTAAAGCACAGGATTACATGGCCACTCGCCTGATTTCATTCGGGCCGGAGACTCATCTGTTCGATGCTATCCGTGCGATGCAGGAATATGGTATCTCTGGTGCACCCGTAGTGGATGTGGATGGTTGTCTGGTCGGCATGCTGTCAGAGCTGGATTGCCTCAAGGCAATTCTGAGCCAAACCTACCATGAGGAAGAGATGGGCAGTGGTGGCCATGTGGCAGACTACATGACCCGCAACGTTGATACGGTCTCCCATGATGCCGACCTGACCGCTGTAGCGCATCAGTTTATTACGCACGGGCGGCGGCGTCTGCCGGTGGTTAAGGCCGGCAAGCTGGTTGGCCAGATCAGCCGTCGTGATGTACTGCGTGCCGTGGAAGAATTTGCCAAGGACGGTTGA
- a CDS encoding CBS domain-containing protein: protein MLVQDVMVRDVVMISPFATLREALSMMKRRDLKSLVVDKNHDYDAYGLITYTNIVKTVIAESGDIDLLNVYDVCVKPALSVGKSLAVRHVAELMSQHRIKRILVVEDNDLIGLVTMDDMVETLLQEID, encoded by the coding sequence ATGCTGGTACAAGATGTAATGGTCCGCGATGTCGTGATGATTTCGCCCTTCGCAACACTGCGCGAAGCCCTCAGCATGATGAAACGCCGAGACCTGAAGTCTCTGGTTGTGGACAAAAACCATGATTACGATGCATACGGTCTGATCACCTATACCAATATTGTGAAAACCGTGATCGCGGAAAGCGGCGATATTGACCTGCTCAACGTCTATGACGTGTGCGTGAAACCTGCCTTGAGCGTTGGCAAGAGCCTGGCCGTTCGACATGTGGCCGAGTTGATGTCACAACACAGAATCAAACGCATTCTGGTCGTCGAAGACAACGACCTTATCGGCCTGGTGACCATGGATGACATGGTAGAAACACTGCTACAGGAGATTGATTGA
- a CDS encoding DUF3549 family protein — protein MPANTETALPDSITELLRTSGAALRVFDMGRRISKLSQDQFRRIEDSQLAYPTPFQHLAWLALLIWNPKRKQENAVWFLRLPLDEQGLIAPAARDDLLNRLIQNVINSKNGQLDEDALKDNPYSFTPEQSRMAAFHAMAAREMQSPASPHYERTQAWFSAQLPLDAWQTLAYQGLADFIMRLDQDGNAQALRHRLPEMPAAVLETLCPLLEHVKPGPALQAELEQQLQQSLTGTDSNRVAALCRALSNITDEAAKQHLVLDVLATPHALEPEVVTVIATRCDSALMAPKVLQVFLERLAEGKAGQIGFSRILAELMFMPVHRALILQAFRNPERSECLSQAIGEMFGQSFATPTDTH, from the coding sequence ATGCCTGCCAATACTGAAACTGCTCTGCCCGACTCAATCACCGAACTACTGCGTACCAGCGGTGCTGCCCTTCGGGTATTTGATATGGGGCGGCGAATCAGCAAATTAAGTCAGGACCAGTTTCGCCGTATTGAAGACTCTCAACTGGCCTACCCGACACCTTTCCAGCATCTTGCCTGGCTGGCGCTGCTGATCTGGAATCCGAAACGCAAACAGGAAAATGCGGTTTGGTTTTTGCGTTTGCCCCTGGACGAACAGGGGTTGATCGCGCCAGCAGCACGGGATGACCTGCTCAACCGCCTGATCCAGAATGTGATCAATAGCAAAAACGGCCAGCTGGATGAGGACGCGCTGAAGGACAACCCCTACTCCTTTACTCCCGAGCAGAGCCGCATGGCTGCTTTCCACGCTATGGCTGCCCGCGAAATGCAGTCACCGGCGTCACCCCATTACGAACGTACCCAAGCCTGGTTCAGCGCCCAGCTGCCGCTTGATGCGTGGCAGACACTTGCCTATCAGGGGCTGGCCGATTTCATCATGCGGCTGGATCAGGATGGCAACGCCCAGGCCCTCAGGCATCGCCTGCCCGAAATGCCGGCGGCCGTTCTGGAAACGCTTTGTCCACTGCTGGAACATGTTAAACCCGGCCCAGCCCTTCAGGCTGAACTGGAACAGCAGCTGCAGCAATCCCTGACAGGCACTGACAGTAACCGCGTTGCCGCTCTGTGCCGGGCATTGTCCAACATTACGGACGAAGCGGCCAAGCAGCACCTGGTGCTGGATGTGCTGGCCACTCCACATGCTCTGGAGCCTGAGGTAGTGACCGTGATCGCGACCCGGTGTGACAGTGCACTGATGGCACCAAAAGTTCTGCAGGTATTTCTGGAGCGGCTGGCAGAAGGCAAGGCAGGTCAAATCGGATTCAGCCGCATTCTGGCGGAACTGATGTTCATGCCGGTACACCGGGCCCTGATTTTACAAGCGTTTCGTAACCCGGAACGCAGTGAGTGCTTGAGTCAGGCGATCGGGGAGATGTTCGGTCAGAGTTTTGCCACGCCCACCGATACACATTGA